One Lampris incognitus isolate fLamInc1 chromosome 18, fLamInc1.hap2, whole genome shotgun sequence genomic region harbors:
- the illr4 gene encoding immune-related, lectin-like receptor 4: MMTTEEVLYADVKFKQPGRTERAINDGGPASQQLVGSNGESKAKSGGGCEPGRVAVGFLCVLLAAAVSAVGILCKDNMETKAELQATLDKQKNLTARLHHEDKRYQTLKDKYDAGVPGTRPLTSSCLENTSHGCLKCAAGWDLHGKKCYHFSTSALNWHESRTKCVQEGGDLVKIDSEEEQKFLHKTLQTKMQQAEDKFWIGLTDSKEESKWLWVDNSPLRLSFWMVREPDNWNGTNPDGEDCARMGEIGESSYSYNWFDKSCKDSHKRICEKDASAGVPTCT; the protein is encoded by the exons ATGATGACCACAGAGGAGGTGTTGTATGCTGATGTCAAGTTCAAGCAACCTGGCAGGACAGAGAGGGCCATTAATG ATGGTGGTCCTGCTTCCCAACAGCTCGTGGGGTCAAATGGAGAGTCAAAGGCCAAGTCCGGTGGTGGTTGTGAACCGGGGAGAGTAGCCGTGGGGTTTCTCTGTGTTCTGCTGGCAGCTGCTGTCTCTGCTGTCGGCATTCTCT GCAAGGACAACATGGAAACCAAGGCTGAACTCCAAGCCACACTTGACAAGCAAAAAAATCTTACAG CAAGACTTCATCACGAAGATAAGAGGTACCAGACTCTGAAGGACAAGTATGATGCGGGGGTCCCTG GTACGCGTCCTTTGACGAGTTCCTGCCTGGAAAACACCA GTCATGGCTGTCTTAAATGTGCCGCCGGCTGGGATCTTCACGGAAAAAAGTGCTACCATTTCTCCACCAGTGCACTGAACTGGCATGAAAGCAGGACCAAATGCGTACAGGAAGGAGGGGACCTGGTGAAGATAGACAGCGAGGAAGAGCAG AAGTTCCTGCATAAGACACTCCAGACAAAAATGCAGCAAGCTGAGGACAAATTCTGGATCGGGCTGACGGACTCAAAGGAGGAGTCAAAATGGTTATGGGTGGACAACTCTCCGCTGAGACTGAG CTTCTGGATGGTCCGAGAGCCTGACAACTGGAACGGAACCAACCCTGATGGGGAAGACTGTGCAAGAATGGGAGAGATAGGAGAAAGCTCATACTCGTATAATTGGTTTGATAAATCCTGTAAAGATTCTCATAAAAGAATATGCGAGAAAGACGCATCGGCCGGCGTCCCTACATGCACCTAA